Proteins from a genomic interval of Corythoichthys intestinalis isolate RoL2023-P3 chromosome 3, ASM3026506v1, whole genome shotgun sequence:
- the naaladl1 gene encoding aminopeptidase NAALADL1 isoform X2 → MIKTVFIGLFCGAAILTAGILIGHYGIEKSSDSEPAWVKDVSKDVDERLLEEFLSEVDNVNIKDNLRELTKVPHMATTVGDEKTVQLMLKRWQDPESGLDQAWREEYMVYLSFPDPDKPNKVTVVNPSNTVLHTAREKEKAYTSDQKDPDVVQPYAAYSPAGQVQGKLVYANYGTVNDYKWLSQKLNLTGTIAITRYGGAGRGAKAINAVPYGILGVLVYTDPLDINEGLMSDINETYPHSWYMPPSGVERGAYASTYGDLLTPYLAAKEETYRIPEKDITGIPTIPIQPIGFEDAYILICELGGDPAPQFWQGGFNCTYNYGGPGFRPSSHFYNSDVKMDIFNYCEVKNSSNVMGVIKGSVEPDRYVIYGNHRDSWVHGAIDPSSGTSVMLELTRVLGKMVKQGKWRPRRSIVFGSWGAEEFGLIGSTEYTEQYFTKLSERTVAYINVDIAVQGNATLRALGMPSLQNVVFTAAKQVKAPGADSMSVYDKWIQHSNRTSPVHGLIPRMGYLTGEGSDYAPFVHYLGITSLDLMYTYDRSKTKVRIYPAYHTAYDTFDYSSNYVDPGFYTHQAVAKTAGSVLVRLADSLLLPMNCSDYAESLEAYLSEALKHYEDSLLAMNISMEPIKRAVASFRIAATHLDQVIRSSDLANETPLKVRKINDQLMLLDRAFLRPPAFPSKNRHVIWAPIEISLSSFPGLSSAYVSAMSSGQASAWAQVHHLVSVMSQAIEGAAHMMLDVI, encoded by the exons atgattaaaacaGTGTTCATCGGACTTTTTTGTGGCGCAGCCATATTGACTGCGGGAATTTTGATCGGACACTATGGCATCGAAAAGAGTAGCGACTCTGAGCCGGCATGGGTGAAAGATGTGTCCAAGGATGTGGATGAAAGGCTGCTGGAAGAGTTTTTGTCCGAAGTGGACAACGTGAATATTAAGGACAACCTCAG GGAGCTGACCAAAGTGCCTCACATGGCCACCACAGTCGGAGATGAGAAAACGGTGCAGCTAATGCTGAAAAGATGGCAGGATCCAGAAAGCGGTCTGGACCAGGCTTGGAGGGAGGAATACATGGTCTACCTGTCCTTTCCTGATCCTGACAAGCCTAACAAGGTCACTGTT gtaaatCCGTCCAATACCGTTCTGCATACGGCTAGAGAGAAGGAGAAGGCTTACACTTCCGACCAGAAGGATCCAGATGTGGTTCAACCTTATGCTGCCTACTCTCCTGCTGGGCAAGTGCAG GGCAAACTTGTGTACGCCAACTACGGGACAGTAAATGACTACAAGTGGCTGAGCCAAAAATTGAACCTCACGGGCACCATCGCCATCACAAGATACGGTGGAGCAGGCAGAGGAGCCAAA GCCATCAACGCAGTACCTTACGGTATCCTCGGTGTACTCGTCTACACGGACCCTCTGGACATTAACGAGGGCTTGATGTCGGACATTAACGAGACGTATCCACATTCCTGGTACATGCCTCCTTCCGGCGTGGAGAGAGGCGCGTACGCTTCAACCTACGGAGACCTGCTCACTCCTTACTTGGCTGCCAAAG AAGAAACTTACAGAATTCCAGAAAAGGACATCACTGGGATTCCTACCATTCCGATTCAACCCATCGGCTTCGAGGATGCCTACATTTTAATTTG TGAGCTGGGTGGCGATCCAGCGCCACAATTTTGGCAAGGGGGATTCAACTGCACCTACAACTACGGTGGTCCGGGCTTTCGACCTTCTTCTCACTTCTACAACAG TGATGTCAAGATGGACATATTCAACTACTGCGAGGTGAAGAACTCCTCTAATGTGATGGGTGTCATTAAGGGAAGTGTGGAGCCCG ACAGATACGTCATCTACGGCAACCACAGGGACAGCTGGGTTCATGGCGCCATTGACCCGAGCAGCGGGACGTCAGTCATGCTGGAGCTTACGCGTGTGCTTGGCAAAATGGTCAAACAAG GCAAATGGAGGCCACGCCGATCTATCGTATTTGGAAGCTGGGGGGCCGAAGAGTTTGGCCTTATTGGGTCAACAGAATACACAGAG CAATACTTCACCAAGCTCAGTGAACGTACCGTGGCTTATATCAACGTGGATATTGCTGTTCAAG GCAATGCCACTCTGCGGGCGCTAGGGATGCCGTCGCTCCAGAATGTCGTCTTCACAGCTGCCAAACAG GTGAAGGCTCCTGGAGCGGATTCAATGTCTGTGTATGACAAGTGGATCCAGCATTCTAACAGAACAAGCCCGGTCCATGGACTCATTCCCAG AATGGGATATCTTACAGGTGAAGGTAGTGATTATGCACCTTTTGTCCATTACTTGGGAATCACTTCCTTGGATCTTATGTACACTTATGACAGG TCTAAAACAAAAGTCAGGATTTACCCCGCTTACCACACTGCATACGACACATTCGACTATTCGTCCAATTACGTTGATCCAG GTTTTTACACTCACCAGGCTGTCgccaaaacggccgggagcgtctTGGTGAGACTGGCCGACAGTCTGCTGCTACCGATGAACTGCAGCGATTATGCCGAAAGTCTGGAGGCTTACCTCAGCGAGGCTTTGAAACACTATGAAGACAGTCTCCTTGCTATGAATATCTCCATGG AGCCGATAAAACGCGCCGTGGCCAGCTTTCGCATCGCGGCGACTCACTTGGACCAAGTCATTCGAAGCTCAGACCTGGCAAATGAAAC GCCATTAAAAGTGCGAAAGATCAATGACCAGCTCATGCTGCTGGATCGTGCTTTCTTGAGGCCTCCAGCATTTCCAAGTAAAAATAG GCACGTGATCTGGGCACCAATTGAAATCAGCTTATCGAGCTTCCCCGGTTTGAGCAGCGCTTACGTTAGCGCAATGTCATCGGGACAAGCCAGCGCCTGGGCCCAAGTGCATCACCTCGTGTCGGTCATGAGTCAGGCCATTGAGGGtgccgcccacatgatgctcgaCGTTATCTAA
- the naaladl1 gene encoding aminopeptidase NAALADL1 isoform X1 has product MIKTVFIGLFCGAAILTAGILIGHYGIEKSSDSEPAWVKDVSKDVDERLLEEFLSEVDNVNIKDNLRELTKVPHMATTVGDEKTVQLMLKRWQDPESGLDQAWREEYMVYLSFPDPDKPNKVTVDELSSKPNYIVLHLHLFPFGFFSVNPSNTVLHTAREKEKAYTSDQKDPDVVQPYAAYSPAGQVQGKLVYANYGTVNDYKWLSQKLNLTGTIAITRYGGAGRGAKAINAVPYGILGVLVYTDPLDINEGLMSDINETYPHSWYMPPSGVERGAYASTYGDLLTPYLAAKEETYRIPEKDITGIPTIPIQPIGFEDAYILICELGGDPAPQFWQGGFNCTYNYGGPGFRPSSHFYNSDVKMDIFNYCEVKNSSNVMGVIKGSVEPDRYVIYGNHRDSWVHGAIDPSSGTSVMLELTRVLGKMVKQGKWRPRRSIVFGSWGAEEFGLIGSTEYTEQYFTKLSERTVAYINVDIAVQGNATLRALGMPSLQNVVFTAAKQVKAPGADSMSVYDKWIQHSNRTSPVHGLIPRMGYLTGEGSDYAPFVHYLGITSLDLMYTYDRSKTKVRIYPAYHTAYDTFDYSSNYVDPGFYTHQAVAKTAGSVLVRLADSLLLPMNCSDYAESLEAYLSEALKHYEDSLLAMNISMEPIKRAVASFRIAATHLDQVIRSSDLANETPLKVRKINDQLMLLDRAFLRPPAFPSKNRHVIWAPIEISLSSFPGLSSAYVSAMSSGQASAWAQVHHLVSVMSQAIEGAAHMMLDVI; this is encoded by the exons atgattaaaacaGTGTTCATCGGACTTTTTTGTGGCGCAGCCATATTGACTGCGGGAATTTTGATCGGACACTATGGCATCGAAAAGAGTAGCGACTCTGAGCCGGCATGGGTGAAAGATGTGTCCAAGGATGTGGATGAAAGGCTGCTGGAAGAGTTTTTGTCCGAAGTGGACAACGTGAATATTAAGGACAACCTCAG GGAGCTGACCAAAGTGCCTCACATGGCCACCACAGTCGGAGATGAGAAAACGGTGCAGCTAATGCTGAAAAGATGGCAGGATCCAGAAAGCGGTCTGGACCAGGCTTGGAGGGAGGAATACATGGTCTACCTGTCCTTTCCTGATCCTGACAAGCCTAACAAGGTCACTGTTgatgagttatcatcaaaaccaAACTACATTGTCttacatttacatttatttccatttggatttttttcagtaaatCCGTCCAATACCGTTCTGCATACGGCTAGAGAGAAGGAGAAGGCTTACACTTCCGACCAGAAGGATCCAGATGTGGTTCAACCTTATGCTGCCTACTCTCCTGCTGGGCAAGTGCAG GGCAAACTTGTGTACGCCAACTACGGGACAGTAAATGACTACAAGTGGCTGAGCCAAAAATTGAACCTCACGGGCACCATCGCCATCACAAGATACGGTGGAGCAGGCAGAGGAGCCAAA GCCATCAACGCAGTACCTTACGGTATCCTCGGTGTACTCGTCTACACGGACCCTCTGGACATTAACGAGGGCTTGATGTCGGACATTAACGAGACGTATCCACATTCCTGGTACATGCCTCCTTCCGGCGTGGAGAGAGGCGCGTACGCTTCAACCTACGGAGACCTGCTCACTCCTTACTTGGCTGCCAAAG AAGAAACTTACAGAATTCCAGAAAAGGACATCACTGGGATTCCTACCATTCCGATTCAACCCATCGGCTTCGAGGATGCCTACATTTTAATTTG TGAGCTGGGTGGCGATCCAGCGCCACAATTTTGGCAAGGGGGATTCAACTGCACCTACAACTACGGTGGTCCGGGCTTTCGACCTTCTTCTCACTTCTACAACAG TGATGTCAAGATGGACATATTCAACTACTGCGAGGTGAAGAACTCCTCTAATGTGATGGGTGTCATTAAGGGAAGTGTGGAGCCCG ACAGATACGTCATCTACGGCAACCACAGGGACAGCTGGGTTCATGGCGCCATTGACCCGAGCAGCGGGACGTCAGTCATGCTGGAGCTTACGCGTGTGCTTGGCAAAATGGTCAAACAAG GCAAATGGAGGCCACGCCGATCTATCGTATTTGGAAGCTGGGGGGCCGAAGAGTTTGGCCTTATTGGGTCAACAGAATACACAGAG CAATACTTCACCAAGCTCAGTGAACGTACCGTGGCTTATATCAACGTGGATATTGCTGTTCAAG GCAATGCCACTCTGCGGGCGCTAGGGATGCCGTCGCTCCAGAATGTCGTCTTCACAGCTGCCAAACAG GTGAAGGCTCCTGGAGCGGATTCAATGTCTGTGTATGACAAGTGGATCCAGCATTCTAACAGAACAAGCCCGGTCCATGGACTCATTCCCAG AATGGGATATCTTACAGGTGAAGGTAGTGATTATGCACCTTTTGTCCATTACTTGGGAATCACTTCCTTGGATCTTATGTACACTTATGACAGG TCTAAAACAAAAGTCAGGATTTACCCCGCTTACCACACTGCATACGACACATTCGACTATTCGTCCAATTACGTTGATCCAG GTTTTTACACTCACCAGGCTGTCgccaaaacggccgggagcgtctTGGTGAGACTGGCCGACAGTCTGCTGCTACCGATGAACTGCAGCGATTATGCCGAAAGTCTGGAGGCTTACCTCAGCGAGGCTTTGAAACACTATGAAGACAGTCTCCTTGCTATGAATATCTCCATGG AGCCGATAAAACGCGCCGTGGCCAGCTTTCGCATCGCGGCGACTCACTTGGACCAAGTCATTCGAAGCTCAGACCTGGCAAATGAAAC GCCATTAAAAGTGCGAAAGATCAATGACCAGCTCATGCTGCTGGATCGTGCTTTCTTGAGGCCTCCAGCATTTCCAAGTAAAAATAG GCACGTGATCTGGGCACCAATTGAAATCAGCTTATCGAGCTTCCCCGGTTTGAGCAGCGCTTACGTTAGCGCAATGTCATCGGGACAAGCCAGCGCCTGGGCCCAAGTGCATCACCTCGTGTCGGTCATGAGTCAGGCCATTGAGGGtgccgcccacatgatgctcgaCGTTATCTAA